Proteins encoded in a region of the Stieleria neptunia genome:
- a CDS encoding DUF4347 domain-containing protein — MNRSTKPLRRRLSEQLEERVLFDADLANFIALDATPDDIEIANPDLPDERAPEIQTISNHTDLVQPAAPAEQSTIRQIAFVDTTIDDFETLLEDIDQQDQPLEIVYLDPARDGFAQIAEALTGRTELDAIHLISHGRDGVLHLGEQPFDADDLSNQYALELESIGRALASDGDLLIYGCDLARSGPGQHLIDTLAQLTGADVAASDDTTGNSDDGGDWELEFHHGQIQTPSLWIETTAMQWTGTLSPAPHVSFQVPSEAFLNEEFQFDVTFDNTSPTHSDAGFAPYFDLHVPHGVRINHASIFAGTLDPIVAGTFNADGDLVNDGGNPILHPVTGLTVTGSAGDSLLVYQLPFGSFVPEQPDATVHFSAALSGTDGATVGTPLDLSAVGFFALGNDPIDNRTTDPPIFDTAVTASVTPTVLQLVKTSDAAEAERSTGRNFPITFTLTLKVAEGETVEQVLVEDALPHSYVYVPGSLQVISTGSYSTTEPTAASPTAGSPQNPPGNRLAVDLGSLTGSGSADAVITYQAWISKTDADGNPVLDGSSGDDRVAVNDAQVTGVYQSASISDNDDSTDSAVSQQSLSIQQSVAIVNDTGARGATPGDTLEYVMHVQVSDYFEFADLIVQETFSDGQLWDDSFQPLFVIREQGVVSSGTFSETQHSITKQGTGSGATEVRFDLASAISDGILTGDRFDDADSDGGTTVEIRFRTVIQEDFTTYYLSGDRSVDAGDPLASSVTVTGRVRDGISDTQFESDSSGTSLFIVGPAISKSVYAIEGDTNKRNDPIMAGQSITYRLAFSMPTADYENLILTDFLPLPIYRANEVTSFAGGGPSATPPPAGMFSYGPAHTLDQVASSTDPPTLAVDGDSNSVHFNFGSFDVVDSIAETIEILFTVTAQDMHFDDGLLLTNQAIATYQLTTTEVRSSNTITQNLAAAPELTITKGMVSTDGPHPRFTSTPAPTAFAPPGDPGIAFTGRITAADLATDPIDADLHDVDAGDRVKVAIAIQNSGGADGFNLKVVDALPPQYAIAASGLNLQVHRGDGTALDFTGDLFTTGIEITDPSAAEGAIHKQADGGGSGSNVIIITYDVQLREEVEINQSYQSSAQIIAYGAIDGGANHAVSLPAGALADDATITVQNVATHHSIVATSEAHTGLTSGSERIAIGEIVRYQLVVEIPEGTLPDLVIRDRLRSGMQYLDDGTATLAFLSDAGISSTNGSGTLPIGLGGAGNSIGSTVISPTFVLPDINVGSTSSLHTDTDSYNNGTDPQFKLGTLVNRDNDANAEYIVIEFNALVLNHASAQQNAVLRNDFQLSINPTEKPGRQTLQTSNQANARVVEPTMDDLAIRVSPSNADAGDRVTFTIEFSNDNSARNSDAFEARLTSLLPDQVTLHADTIRVLNSGGFGTITDHSSGNQIEIAFDHIPTGGRVTVTFDATLELPVQPGEALITPVNLTYTSLPGSGTAGNPTGSDVPGGSGSGTGERTGTGGVNHHFDNASTRLTVFSPTVTKSLVSTSIVDANNAIAETVIGERATYELVVTIPEATMNRAVVIDTLEAGLVFESLDAVTVDSAIVSDVSGPVTPQISGQQIRFDFGNLINAPNDSAPETITIRYTVRTDNTAGNQGEQAGTVLSNAARVTWELNGATRSTASAVADVTVIEPDLELVYVASPDHVDAGDRVTLDLVVRHSAASDTDAFDVILSEVLPSALQNVSLVSVLHSSAGDLSSLFDLSSTTNTVTTIAPAGFDLRKGETLTLRVTGVVSQSVNPGQTLTGNADVRWTSMDGATAVERTGDGEDHGIGSGGVNDYRATRSTDLHIIRPLTTKELVGTGINDLNNSTTEAVIGELVQYRIRVQIPESTIDDARIIDTLDPGLEFVSFDSLAVTSGGAATHIITSDGNPIDQLAAYHPTLDGQQLTFDLGQIINPDNDNAKIESLEIVYTARVVNASVNQQSTRVGNDVQFVWVRGGVVDATAVSSATDVTIIEPNLQVIHSVSRPSGDALDAVTYTSTIRHTADSQADAFDTTFIASLPTDMDITSYSVTHSVLGDLTAGFEWLAGNQLQLKAGQSVDIALTESLTITVVGTIHADVMPADIHSSTATIAWSSLNGADATERTGAGGLPISGSTPLNNYAATDETTFTVNPIGLSKSLLGTSINDGSNGVNDVVIGESVTYQLEVTLPEGDAEALVITDTMDLGLEFVSLDSVVHSAGLAWSAASFSPSIVGDGQTPPQSLIFDLGDVTNSDTDNGVTESIVLTYTARVSNLPSNASLPVSGGTILDESATLTYNHRGTSKTTPPVSASDVTVLEPQLRLAVTVSDHTPSLNQVVRYTTTIGHSAGSNATAHNLSFLDTLPEGMQLLGVTVTGATLEFDGSDSGSVALLLDSLPVGQTATIRYDVRITDNLAAITNTLQNDAVVQWTSLPDGVYSGDNTERDGDGGHSGQDDYVAQARETSTIIHPLVEITQSTIATTPAASGTTGNVDITYELTITSTGNDPLTQIAIDEDFSILFGNGFVDVVVPPAVIHTTANRPLTLNPVYDGTSINPSIVDNSVGNSNRMLPGESVTIRLTVEVDPDAPGISVDNGSMIAQAQVSGVGEVSGLTAVDLSDDPDRPANVELDPIADNEPDDPNIHRIPMLSLTKQIIGSPTPSTSGVSGNYDVTYQIRIDNNGSTPLDELTLVEDLEELLGDAFVGIVSAPAVVDGNASDAPKLNAGYSGRGTGTSLIDASASGRLDSGQFLVIQLTIELDPDAPGRRLDSVRDDANGDFENQAVIAAKDPVTGQMVWDRSDDPTDPTNVDGDPANPDDHSDDDNDPDDPVSLEFVEIGVAKRVSHEQRIGMSSLVTIQIMVENTGSVYLENIELLDDVQSQFGDNFDSVVTAPTIIASSAMVDPILQPGYADNPSQNMFDGNSGRLAPGEQVLVQLVVRVKPTTGQANVVLVNQAMAAGTPIDAAGSPVMNQSNQTIRRVTDWSDSGTDPATNNPGAPGDTGGFDDPTPTSLTYFTYDGFNNFSNPFDVARQYESDSTAFPTRLLSQEIPRLAANPIFSGTALPGARVIATLYNSDGEQLVRASVFADMGGNWMMQFQGLDQEEEVRVEFEEISTAAETFTTAGDSFGAPGLPHGQTHYHSLQHWSAYDDRYDFNAVYRGSARQSLSNEHRQANRPIGFGG; from the coding sequence ATGAATCGATCCACCAAGCCGCTCCGACGGCGCCTGTCCGAACAGCTTGAAGAACGGGTGTTGTTCGATGCCGATTTGGCAAACTTCATCGCACTCGATGCAACACCGGACGACATCGAGATCGCCAATCCAGACCTACCTGACGAACGAGCACCGGAAATCCAGACGATTTCCAATCACACCGATCTCGTCCAGCCAGCCGCCCCAGCGGAGCAGTCCACGATCCGTCAAATCGCGTTTGTCGACACCACCATTGACGACTTCGAAACCCTTCTCGAGGACATCGATCAACAAGACCAGCCCCTGGAAATCGTCTACCTTGATCCCGCCAGAGACGGCTTTGCCCAGATCGCCGAAGCGCTCACCGGCAGAACGGAACTCGACGCGATCCATCTGATCTCGCACGGCCGCGATGGCGTGCTGCACTTGGGCGAACAACCGTTCGATGCGGATGATCTATCGAATCAGTATGCGTTGGAACTTGAATCGATCGGCCGCGCCTTGGCAAGCGACGGCGACCTCCTGATCTACGGCTGCGACCTCGCCCGCTCTGGCCCCGGCCAACACCTCATCGACACGCTGGCTCAGTTGACCGGCGCCGACGTCGCCGCATCGGATGACACCACCGGCAATTCTGATGACGGCGGCGACTGGGAATTGGAGTTCCACCACGGACAGATCCAGACCCCGTCACTGTGGATCGAGACAACGGCGATGCAGTGGACCGGCACGCTATCACCGGCGCCGCACGTCTCCTTTCAAGTGCCATCCGAAGCGTTTCTCAATGAGGAGTTCCAATTCGACGTCACCTTTGACAACACGTCACCCACACACTCGGACGCGGGTTTCGCGCCCTACTTTGATCTGCACGTGCCGCACGGTGTTCGCATCAACCACGCCTCCATCTTCGCGGGAACATTGGATCCGATCGTGGCGGGAACGTTCAATGCCGATGGAGATCTGGTCAACGACGGCGGCAATCCCATCCTTCATCCGGTGACGGGACTGACGGTGACCGGATCTGCCGGCGACAGCTTGCTGGTGTATCAATTGCCGTTTGGAAGCTTTGTCCCCGAACAGCCCGATGCGACCGTTCACTTTAGCGCGGCGTTGAGTGGTACCGATGGAGCGACTGTCGGCACGCCACTCGACCTGTCCGCCGTCGGTTTCTTCGCACTGGGAAACGACCCGATTGACAACCGTACGACGGATCCACCGATTTTCGACACAGCGGTCACAGCGTCCGTCACACCGACGGTGTTGCAATTGGTAAAGACCAGTGATGCCGCCGAGGCGGAGCGAAGCACGGGGAGAAACTTCCCCATCACCTTTACGTTGACCCTGAAAGTGGCGGAGGGTGAAACGGTCGAACAGGTGCTGGTGGAAGATGCTCTGCCCCATTCGTACGTCTATGTGCCCGGCTCGCTGCAGGTCATCTCAACGGGCAGCTATTCGACGACGGAGCCCACTGCGGCGTCGCCCACTGCTGGGTCGCCACAAAACCCACCGGGAAACCGGCTTGCAGTCGACCTGGGAAGCCTGACCGGATCTGGTAGCGCCGACGCAGTGATCACCTATCAAGCCTGGATCAGCAAGACCGATGCCGACGGCAATCCGGTCTTGGATGGTTCAAGCGGCGACGACAGGGTCGCGGTGAATGATGCCCAGGTCACCGGAGTCTATCAATCCGCGTCGATTTCCGACAATGACGATTCCACCGACTCGGCCGTTTCACAGCAGTCGTTGTCGATTCAACAATCCGTCGCCATCGTCAACGACACCGGTGCACGCGGTGCGACTCCCGGCGACACGCTTGAGTATGTGATGCACGTTCAAGTCTCGGACTATTTCGAGTTCGCCGACCTGATCGTCCAGGAGACGTTCAGCGATGGACAATTGTGGGACGATTCCTTCCAACCGCTATTCGTGATCCGCGAGCAAGGTGTTGTTTCCAGTGGGACATTCTCTGAAACGCAGCACTCGATCACCAAACAGGGAACCGGCAGTGGGGCGACCGAAGTCCGCTTTGACCTCGCATCGGCCATCAGCGACGGCATTCTGACGGGGGACCGATTTGACGATGCGGACTCGGACGGCGGCACGACGGTCGAAATCCGTTTCCGAACCGTCATCCAAGAAGACTTCACGACGTACTACCTGTCGGGGGACCGATCGGTGGACGCCGGCGATCCGTTGGCCAGTTCCGTCACGGTGACGGGCCGCGTGCGAGACGGAATCAGCGATACACAATTTGAATCGGATTCCAGTGGCACCAGCCTCTTCATTGTCGGGCCGGCGATCAGCAAGTCGGTGTACGCCATCGAGGGAGACACGAACAAACGCAACGACCCGATCATGGCGGGGCAATCGATCACCTACCGACTTGCGTTTTCAATGCCAACAGCTGACTACGAAAACTTGATCCTGACCGACTTCTTGCCGCTGCCGATCTATCGAGCCAACGAAGTCACCTCGTTTGCCGGTGGAGGGCCGTCCGCCACACCGCCGCCTGCGGGCATGTTCAGTTACGGTCCGGCGCACACGTTGGACCAGGTCGCATCGAGCACGGATCCACCGACGCTGGCAGTCGATGGCGATTCCAACAGCGTCCATTTCAATTTTGGCAGTTTTGATGTCGTCGACAGTATCGCAGAAACCATCGAAATCCTGTTCACGGTGACCGCGCAAGACATGCATTTCGACGACGGGTTGTTGTTGACCAACCAAGCGATTGCGACGTATCAGTTGACCACAACGGAAGTCCGCTCATCGAACACGATCACCCAAAACCTGGCCGCAGCCCCCGAGTTGACGATCACCAAGGGAATGGTGTCGACCGATGGACCCCACCCCCGTTTTACATCGACACCGGCACCGACGGCATTCGCGCCGCCCGGCGACCCGGGAATTGCGTTTACCGGACGGATCACCGCTGCGGATCTGGCCACCGATCCGATCGATGCCGATCTCCACGACGTGGATGCGGGGGATCGTGTGAAGGTTGCCATTGCGATCCAGAACTCAGGTGGCGCCGACGGCTTCAATTTAAAAGTCGTCGATGCCCTCCCGCCACAATACGCGATCGCCGCCTCGGGGCTGAACTTGCAAGTCCATCGCGGCGATGGCACGGCACTGGACTTCACCGGCGACCTGTTTACCACCGGTATCGAAATCACCGACCCATCGGCCGCAGAAGGGGCGATCCACAAACAAGCCGACGGCGGCGGCAGCGGATCAAACGTGATCATCATCACCTATGATGTTCAACTACGCGAAGAAGTCGAGATCAATCAAAGCTACCAATCGTCTGCCCAGATCATCGCCTACGGTGCAATCGACGGCGGAGCGAATCATGCGGTCAGTCTGCCGGCGGGGGCACTCGCGGATGACGCAACGATCACGGTCCAGAACGTCGCGACGCACCACTCGATCGTAGCAACCAGCGAGGCGCATACCGGGCTGACCAGCGGCAGCGAACGGATCGCAATCGGCGAAATCGTGCGGTATCAACTGGTGGTGGAAATCCCCGAAGGCACGTTACCGGATCTGGTGATCAGAGATCGACTGCGGAGCGGCATGCAATACCTCGATGATGGCACCGCCACGTTGGCCTTCCTCTCCGACGCCGGAATTTCATCGACAAACGGATCGGGCACGTTGCCCATCGGCCTCGGCGGCGCCGGGAACTCGATCGGCAGCACCGTCATCTCGCCGACGTTTGTTCTGCCGGATATCAATGTCGGTTCAACGTCCAGCCTGCACACGGACACCGATTCCTATAACAACGGGACCGATCCCCAGTTCAAGCTCGGCACCCTCGTCAATCGAGACAACGACGCAAACGCCGAATACATCGTGATCGAGTTCAATGCCCTGGTGCTCAACCACGCGTCGGCGCAACAGAACGCAGTGCTGCGCAATGATTTCCAACTGTCAATCAATCCCACGGAAAAGCCCGGGCGACAGACCCTGCAAACCAGCAATCAAGCCAACGCCCGAGTCGTTGAACCGACGATGGATGACTTGGCGATCCGTGTTTCTCCATCCAACGCGGACGCCGGCGATCGAGTGACGTTCACCATCGAATTCAGCAACGACAACTCCGCAAGGAACTCCGACGCCTTTGAAGCTCGGCTGACCAGTCTGCTGCCCGACCAAGTCACGTTGCATGCCGACACGATCCGTGTCCTTAACAGCGGTGGATTCGGAACCATCACCGACCACTCCTCCGGCAATCAGATCGAGATCGCGTTTGACCATATCCCCACCGGTGGTCGCGTGACGGTGACTTTCGACGCGACGCTCGAATTACCCGTTCAACCGGGTGAAGCCCTGATCACGCCCGTGAACCTGACCTACACCAGTTTGCCGGGATCGGGTACCGCCGGAAACCCGACCGGCAGCGATGTGCCTGGTGGATCCGGCAGTGGGACCGGCGAGCGAACCGGAACCGGTGGCGTGAACCATCATTTCGACAACGCCTCGACGCGGCTGACCGTGTTCTCACCGACCGTCACCAAATCACTCGTCTCGACCAGCATCGTCGACGCGAACAACGCCATAGCGGAAACCGTGATCGGCGAGCGGGCCACTTATGAATTGGTGGTGACCATTCCCGAAGCCACCATGAACCGCGCCGTCGTGATTGATACGCTGGAAGCTGGGCTGGTTTTTGAAAGCCTGGATGCGGTGACGGTCGATTCAGCAATCGTGTCAGACGTTTCCGGCCCGGTCACACCACAAATCAGTGGACAACAGATCCGATTCGATTTTGGGAATCTGATCAATGCGCCCAACGACTCGGCACCGGAGACCATCACGATTCGGTACACCGTGCGCACCGACAATACAGCCGGCAACCAGGGCGAGCAGGCCGGTACGGTGCTGTCCAATGCCGCCAGGGTGACATGGGAGCTAAACGGTGCAACTCGATCGACGGCCAGCGCCGTGGCCGATGTGACTGTGATCGAACCCGATTTGGAATTGGTCTACGTGGCCTCGCCGGACCACGTCGATGCTGGTGATCGCGTGACGCTGGATTTGGTGGTTCGTCATTCCGCGGCCAGCGACACCGATGCATTTGACGTCATCCTCTCGGAAGTCTTGCCGAGCGCGTTGCAAAATGTTTCTTTGGTTTCGGTGCTTCATTCCAGCGCCGGCGACCTGTCGTCACTCTTCGACCTCTCGTCGACAACCAACACGGTCACCACCATCGCCCCAGCCGGATTTGATTTACGAAAGGGCGAAACGTTGACGCTTCGAGTGACCGGCGTTGTCAGCCAATCGGTCAACCCTGGACAAACACTGACCGGCAATGCAGACGTCCGCTGGACCAGCATGGACGGGGCAACCGCGGTCGAACGCACTGGCGACGGAGAAGATCACGGGATCGGGAGCGGGGGCGTCAACGACTATCGAGCCACACGATCGACTGATCTGCACATCATCCGTCCGCTGACGACCAAGGAACTGGTGGGGACGGGGATCAACGACCTTAACAATTCAACGACTGAAGCCGTCATCGGGGAACTGGTTCAATACCGCATCCGCGTTCAGATACCGGAGTCCACGATTGACGACGCAAGGATCATCGATACCTTGGACCCCGGATTGGAATTCGTCTCCTTTGACAGCCTTGCGGTGACCAGTGGCGGTGCCGCGACGCACATCATCACCAGCGATGGAAACCCAATCGACCAGCTTGCCGCGTACCATCCAACTCTCGACGGCCAGCAATTGACGTTCGATCTTGGGCAAATCATCAATCCCGACAATGACAACGCCAAGATTGAGTCATTGGAAATTGTTTACACCGCTCGGGTCGTCAATGCGTCGGTCAATCAACAGTCGACGAGGGTCGGCAATGACGTGCAGTTCGTCTGGGTTCGTGGCGGCGTCGTGGATGCGACGGCGGTCAGCAGCGCCACGGACGTGACGATCATCGAACCGAATTTGCAAGTCATTCATTCGGTTAGTAGGCCGAGCGGTGATGCCTTGGATGCGGTCACGTACACTTCAACGATCCGCCACACAGCGGACAGCCAGGCCGACGCCTTCGACACAACCTTTATCGCATCGCTGCCGACGGACATGGACATCACGTCGTATTCCGTCACACACAGCGTTCTGGGTGATTTGACCGCTGGGTTTGAATGGCTCGCCGGCAACCAATTGCAACTCAAAGCCGGACAATCGGTGGACATCGCGTTGACCGAATCGCTGACCATCACGGTCGTCGGCACGATCCATGCTGATGTGATGCCGGCAGACATTCATTCCAGCACCGCGACGATTGCCTGGTCCAGTTTGAACGGAGCCGACGCAACGGAGCGGACCGGCGCGGGCGGTTTGCCGATCAGCGGATCGACGCCCCTGAACAACTACGCCGCGACCGACGAGACGACGTTTACCGTGAATCCGATTGGCCTTTCCAAGTCCCTGCTCGGCACCAGCATCAACGACGGCAGCAACGGCGTGAATGACGTCGTGATCGGAGAATCGGTGACGTATCAGTTGGAGGTCACCCTGCCCGAGGGTGACGCCGAGGCGCTGGTGATCACGGACACCATGGATCTGGGGCTGGAGTTTGTTTCACTCGATTCGGTGGTCCACTCCGCCGGCCTTGCCTGGAGCGCCGCTTCGTTCTCGCCATCGATCGTCGGTGACGGCCAAACGCCCCCCCAATCGCTTATCTTCGACTTGGGCGATGTCACGAATTCTGACACAGACAACGGCGTTACGGAATCGATCGTGCTGACATATACCGCACGTGTGTCCAATCTCCCATCCAATGCATCCCTCCCCGTCTCCGGCGGAACGATCTTGGACGAATCGGCGACACTCACCTACAACCATCGCGGGACGTCGAAAACAACGCCGCCGGTTTCGGCGAGTGATGTCACCGTCCTGGAACCGCAACTCCGTCTTGCCGTCACCGTCAGCGATCACACGCCATCATTGAATCAAGTGGTACGCTACACGACGACGATCGGGCACAGCGCTGGCAGCAATGCAACCGCCCACAATCTGTCCTTCTTGGACACGCTTCCCGAAGGAATGCAGTTGCTGGGTGTGACGGTCACCGGAGCGACGCTCGAATTTGACGGTTCCGATTCGGGGTCGGTGGCGCTGCTGTTGGACTCGTTGCCGGTTGGACAAACCGCGACCATCCGATACGACGTCCGCATCACCGACAACCTCGCCGCGATCACCAACACGCTGCAGAATGATGCCGTTGTTCAATGGACGTCATTGCCGGACGGGGTGTACAGCGGAGACAACACCGAACGCGATGGGGACGGTGGGCACAGCGGTCAAGACGACTACGTGGCGCAAGCACGCGAAACATCGACGATCATCCATCCGCTGGTGGAGATCACGCAGTCGACGATCGCAACGACACCGGCGGCATCGGGAACCACCGGCAATGTCGACATCACCTACGAGTTGACAATCACTAGCACCGGCAACGATCCACTGACACAGATCGCGATCGACGAAGACTTCTCGATCCTGTTCGGTAACGGATTCGTCGACGTGGTGGTCCCGCCGGCCGTGATCCACACGACGGCGAACCGTCCCCTGACGCTCAACCCCGTCTACGACGGGACATCGATCAATCCCTCCATCGTCGACAACTCCGTCGGCAACTCCAATCGCATGCTTCCAGGCGAATCTGTGACGATTCGATTGACGGTGGAAGTCGATCCGGATGCGCCAGGCATCTCGGTCGACAATGGATCCATGATCGCCCAGGCCCAGGTGAGCGGTGTCGGAGAGGTTTCGGGGTTGACCGCAGTCGACCTGAGCGATGACCCGGATCGTCCGGCGAATGTTGAACTGGATCCGATTGCCGACAATGAGCCTGACGATCCAAACATCCACCGGATCCCAATGCTCAGTCTGACCAAGCAGATCATCGGATCGCCCACCCCATCGACCAGCGGCGTGTCGGGCAACTACGACGTGACCTATCAAATCCGCATCGACAACAACGGCTCCACTCCCCTCGATGAGTTGACGTTGGTGGAGGACCTGGAAGAACTTCTGGGTGACGCTTTCGTCGGCATCGTCTCAGCTCCGGCCGTGGTGGACGGCAATGCCAGCGACGCCCCGAAATTGAATGCCGGATATTCCGGGCGGGGGACCGGAACGTCACTGATTGATGCTTCCGCATCGGGACGCTTGGATTCCGGCCAGTTTCTCGTGATTCAGCTCACGATCGAACTCGACCCCGATGCCCCGGGACGCAGACTTGACTCGGTCCGCGATGACGCCAATGGCGATTTTGAAAACCAAGCCGTCATCGCGGCGAAGGATCCGGTGACGGGTCAAATGGTCTGGGATCGATCGGATGATCCCACGGATCCCACCAACGTCGATGGTGATCCGGCCAACCCCGATGACCACAGCGACGACGACAATGACCCCGACGATCCGGTCTCGCTGGAATTCGTGGAAATCGGCGTCGCCAAACGCGTCAGCCACGAGCAGCGGATCGGGATGTCATCGCTGGTGACGATCCAAATCATGGTCGAAAACACCGGCTCGGTTTACCTGGAGAACATCGAATTGCTGGACGATGTGCAGTCTCAATTTGGGGACAACTTTGATTCCGTCGTCACCGCGCCGACCATCATCGCAAGTTCCGCGATGGTTGATCCGATTCTGCAGCCCGGGTACGCCGACAATCCATCACAAAACATGTTCGACGGCAACAGCGGCCGCCTCGCACCGGGCGAGCAGGTGTTGGTGCAACTGGTGGTGCGGGTCAAGCCAACCACCGGTCAGGCAAACGTGGTCTTGGTCAACCAAGCGATGGCGGCGGGCACGCCCATCGACGCAGCCGGCAGCCCCGTGATGAATCAATCCAACCAAACCATCCGCCGTGTGACCGATTGGTCAGACTCAGGCACCGATCCGGCAACCAACAACCCCGGCGCACCGGGCGATACCGGCGGCTTTGATGATCCGACACCGACGTCGCTGACGTACTTCACGTATGACGGTTTCAATAATTTTAGCAACCCGTTTGATGTTGCCAGACAATACGAAAGTGACTCCACGGCGTTTCCCACCCGATTGCTCAGCCAGGAGATCCCGCGGCTCGCCGCAAACCCGATCTTTTCGGGTACCGCGCTGCCGGGGGCCAGAGTCATTGCAACGCTCTACAACTCCGATGGAGAGCAACTCGTCCGCGCATCCGTCTTCGCGGACATGGGTGGCAACTGGATGATGCAATTCCAGGGTTTGGATCAGGAGGAAGAGGTACGTGTGGAGTTCGAAGAAATCAGCACTGCGGCGGAAACGTTTACGACTGCCGGTGACAGCTTCGGCGCCCCGGGGCTACCCCACGGGCAAACACATTACCACTCCCTGCAACATTGGTCCGCCTACGATGACCGTTACGATTTCAATGCCGTCTATCGCGGGTCGGCCCGACAGTCGCTTTCCAATGAGCATCGGCAAGCCAATCGACCGATCGGATTCGGCGGGTAG
- a CDS encoding BlaI/MecI/CopY family transcriptional regulator produces the protein MSEQLPTDRELQILGVLWARGECTVREVYEELRGQGEALAQNTVQAFLRLMTEKQLVTYRQQGRAFVYRAAVAQKRTRGQLVSSLVQRAFDGAVDAMVQSAFDAKPPSEAELQRLEELLMQHRAGKKKSR, from the coding sequence ATGTCTGAGCAGCTTCCCACCGATCGTGAATTACAGATCCTCGGCGTCCTTTGGGCACGCGGCGAATGCACCGTCCGCGAGGTGTACGAGGAACTTCGCGGGCAGGGCGAAGCGTTGGCTCAAAACACGGTGCAAGCCTTCCTGCGTTTGATGACTGAAAAACAGCTCGTCACCTATCGACAACAAGGGCGGGCGTTCGTTTACCGCGCGGCGGTTGCTCAGAAACGCACCCGTGGTCAATTGGTTTCGTCATTGGTGCAACGCGCATTTGACGGAGCGGTCGACGCGATGGTCCAGAGCGCTTTTGATGCAAAACCGCCCAGTGAAGCAGAGTTGCAGCGACTCGAAGAATTGTTGATGCAACATCGAGCCGGCAAGAAGAAATCACGTTGA